A segment of the Prevotella sp. HUN102 genome:
TTTTTTGCCTTATCATTTAAAGTAATAACTTCACAATCACTGAATTTATTGCCTTCGATGGTAAGTCTTATCAGCGTGCGCTCCTTGTGCCACCCGCTCAATCCGGCAGCACCGGGGTTGATATGGAGCAGATTGAGCGTCTTGTCGAACTTCACTTTCAGTATGTGGGAATGCCCATCGACGAACAGATCAGGTGGAGAAGCGTAGAGCATACCCTGCACCGATCGGTCGTAATTGCCGGGATAGCCGCCGATATGCTTCAGGAGAACATCAACGTCTTCGCACTTGAAACGCAGAATTTCACGGTAGCGTGCCCTTATCTCGCAGCCGTCTATGTTGCCATACACGGCACGGAAGATAGGTTTCATTGCCTCGAACCTGTCGGCGACTTCCAAAGAACCGATGTCGCCGGCGTGCCATACTTCATCGCAGTCC
Coding sequences within it:
- a CDS encoding metallophosphoesterase gives rise to the protein MKRIGIISDTHAYWDEKYEYYFKDCDEVWHAGDIGSLEVADRFEAMKPIFRAVYGNIDGCEIRARYREILRFKCEDVDVLLKHIGGYPGNYDRSVQGMLYASPPDLFVDGHSHILKVKFDKTLNLLHINPGAAGLSGWHKERTLIRLTIEGNKFSDCEVITLNDKAKN